In one window of uncultured Acetobacteroides sp. DNA:
- a CDS encoding DNA-3-methyladenine glycosylase I: protein MERCPWSSNDPLYVQYHDYEWGVPVYDDRMHFEFLTLESAQAGLSWLTILRRREGYRRAFASFDPQVVALYDAAKVEELLQDSGIIRNRQKVEAAVNNARRFLEVQQEFGSFTEYIWSFVGGKPIVNHFTELSQLPAQTPESVRLSKDLKRRGFKFVGPTTVYAHMQAAGLVNDHLVSCPRHGEVQGMVR, encoded by the coding sequence ATGGAGAGATGCCCTTGGTCGAGCAACGACCCGCTTTACGTGCAGTACCACGACTACGAATGGGGAGTTCCGGTCTACGACGATCGGATGCATTTCGAATTCTTAACGCTGGAGAGCGCACAAGCGGGGCTTAGCTGGCTTACCATTCTTCGTCGCCGCGAGGGGTACCGAAGGGCTTTCGCCAGCTTCGACCCGCAGGTGGTGGCGCTGTACGATGCGGCAAAGGTGGAGGAGCTGCTGCAGGATAGCGGCATCATCCGCAACCGCCAAAAGGTGGAGGCGGCGGTGAATAACGCCCGCCGATTCCTAGAGGTTCAGCAGGAGTTTGGCTCGTTTACGGAGTACATCTGGAGCTTTGTTGGTGGAAAGCCCATCGTAAACCACTTTACGGAGCTAAGCCAGCTACCCGCCCAAACGCCCGAATCGGTACGGCTGAGCAAAGATCTGAAGAGGCGCGGATTTAAGTTTGTTGGACCAACTACGGTTTACGCCCACATGCAGGCTGCAGGGCTGGTGAACGACCATCTGGTGAGCTGCCCTCGG
- a CDS encoding YaiO family outer membrane beta-barrel protein, producing MRKMLKVALAFLVLAFGAATWLPAQDTSELFALAKKLANEKVYFQSQQVLREILGKEDNGDVRFYLGLVYSWNGQYDEAREEFRSLVKDRPASLELVNARYNVELWSGSYAAAIDVLDWGIAQHPNELDLQLKKAKMLGYLNRDKEAEKVLEEVLSKQPNMVEAQDQLVFIHNSNLKNTVSANGTVDIFSDNLSTWYSSYLQYSRRLDIGTVIGRLNYANRFSTNGYQLEADGYLSLWKGGYSYANMGVSPSSIFPDFRCGYEYYHSLPKAFEASLGFRYLRFSPTDIVIYTGSFGKYYGSYWFSLRPHLRFNQGDVSYSFRLSARRYFSEADSYVGADASFGTAPDFDHQNIGYSYLKRLKSYGVRATYSQKLAKVWVVMARLSLSRDEIIKGMYRTQTSVDVTVSKAF from the coding sequence ATGAGGAAGATGCTCAAGGTAGCGTTAGCCTTCCTTGTGTTGGCTTTTGGGGCTGCAACGTGGCTACCTGCTCAGGATACCTCCGAGCTTTTTGCCCTTGCCAAGAAGTTGGCTAATGAAAAGGTATACTTCCAGTCGCAGCAGGTATTACGCGAAATTTTGGGCAAGGAGGATAATGGGGATGTAAGGTTCTACCTCGGTCTCGTATACTCCTGGAATGGACAGTACGATGAGGCACGAGAGGAATTTCGGTCTTTAGTAAAGGACAGACCAGCCAGCTTGGAGCTGGTTAACGCGCGGTATAATGTGGAGCTGTGGTCGGGTAGTTATGCCGCAGCCATCGATGTTCTCGATTGGGGAATAGCGCAGCATCCTAACGAGCTGGATCTTCAGCTTAAGAAAGCGAAGATGCTCGGTTATCTGAATCGGGATAAGGAGGCGGAAAAGGTGCTCGAGGAGGTGCTAAGCAAGCAACCCAACATGGTTGAGGCTCAAGACCAGCTGGTGTTCATTCATAATTCCAATCTAAAGAATACGGTATCGGCGAATGGAACCGTCGACATCTTTAGTGATAACCTTAGCACATGGTATTCGTCGTATCTGCAGTATAGCCGTAGGCTCGATATTGGTACGGTAATCGGTAGGCTGAACTATGCCAATCGGTTTAGCACAAATGGGTATCAGCTCGAAGCCGATGGCTACCTTTCGCTGTGGAAGGGTGGCTATTCGTACGCTAATATGGGGGTCTCTCCTTCATCAATATTCCCCGACTTCCGGTGTGGCTACGAGTACTACCATTCGCTACCTAAAGCATTCGAGGCTTCGCTAGGTTTCCGTTACCTTAGATTCTCGCCAACAGACATTGTTATCTATACCGGTAGTTTTGGAAAGTACTATGGCAGCTACTGGTTTTCGCTTCGACCTCATTTAAGGTTCAATCAGGGTGATGTTTCTTACTCGTTTAGGCTATCAGCACGTAGGTATTTTAGCGAAGCCGACTCCTATGTAGGAGCTGATGCAAGTTTCGGAACAGCGCCCGATTTCGACCATCAAAATATTGGCTACTCGTACCTCAAACGCCTGAAGTCGTATGGGGTAAGGGCTACCTATAGCCAAAAGCTTGCTAAGGTATGGGTTGTTATGGCAAGGCTAAGCTTAAGCCGCGATGAGATCATCAAGGGGATGTACAGAACCCAAACCAGCGTTGATGTTACCGTTTCAAAAGCATTCTAA
- a CDS encoding LTA synthase family protein, which produces MEKTRVENLDKLIIASYRYLNNVLALLVIFWLMRLFDVFVIAKEFSFPAGMRGSHLLGILYDTYFVFKVAGVFLLPYLLLTLLRIRIAQGLFVFSGIVVVVVNLILVVYFASTKIMLGSDIFGYSIAEMRETLQTSNSFSVINIIPLVAFPILYLALHHYIVRIKIPNAAYYIFYPAIAVVLLSSGYSVANANSFKDSFGASLATNKFGYFALKASSYIAEMEQIENAKKGTFVNDTGRGLLVSSKDYVSKEFPMLRNDNTPDVLSPFFDTTKVKPNIVFILVESLGRAYSGEGADLGSYTPFLDSLSRNGLYFENFLSTGGRSFAVFPSILGSLPLVNRGFMELGDDMPNHNTLLTMLHANGYRSDFVYGGDSKFDNMRQFFERQNTSRIVDGKNFGSSFEKMPPGKSGFSWGYGDMDILSKLVDLQQSSTTTPTVSIAMTLSMHSPFVVKNQRAYYKQFEGILNRSSISSDRKDLVAKYGKELSTVLYFDESLRLFFKKFEKQPSYRNTIFIITGDHRMPEIPIGTQIDRFRVPFLIYSPMLTRSARFRSVSTQFDVAPSLIAFLRNRANLQFPKLACWVGTGLDTSRSFRNVHSVAFMENKNEQTCYLDGINFIAMGKLYSITPQLGLVKANNPMLLGEMTKKLNSVKNVSAFVCSKNKLVPDSLLVKSRAARKMALNIK; this is translated from the coding sequence ATGGAAAAGACAAGGGTTGAGAATCTTGATAAGCTGATTATAGCCTCGTACCGCTACCTGAATAACGTGCTGGCTTTGCTGGTTATATTTTGGCTAATGCGGCTATTCGATGTATTTGTGATTGCAAAGGAATTCTCCTTTCCTGCGGGGATGAGGGGAAGCCATCTTCTAGGGATTCTATACGATACCTACTTTGTTTTTAAGGTGGCAGGTGTCTTTTTGCTTCCCTATCTTTTGCTTACGCTCCTGCGCATAAGGATTGCTCAGGGGCTGTTCGTATTTTCCGGAATAGTGGTGGTGGTGGTAAACCTTATACTGGTTGTTTATTTTGCTTCAACCAAAATCATGCTTGGCTCCGATATTTTTGGGTATTCCATAGCAGAGATGCGTGAAACGTTGCAGACGTCTAACTCGTTTTCGGTTATAAACATTATTCCACTTGTTGCTTTCCCCATTCTTTACTTGGCGCTGCACCACTATATTGTTCGGATAAAGATCCCGAATGCTGCTTACTACATATTTTATCCTGCAATTGCGGTGGTTCTTCTGAGTTCAGGCTATTCTGTTGCTAACGCCAACTCGTTTAAGGATAGCTTTGGGGCATCTTTGGCAACCAATAAGTTTGGATACTTTGCCCTTAAAGCCTCCAGCTATATTGCCGAGATGGAGCAAATAGAGAATGCAAAAAAGGGAACTTTTGTCAATGATACTGGTAGAGGTCTACTGGTTAGCAGCAAAGACTACGTTAGCAAGGAGTTTCCCATGCTCCGCAACGACAATACCCCCGATGTGCTAAGCCCATTTTTCGATACAACAAAGGTTAAGCCCAACATCGTATTCATCTTGGTTGAAAGTCTAGGTCGTGCCTACAGCGGCGAAGGCGCCGATTTGGGGAGCTACACGCCATTCCTCGACTCGCTTTCGCGTAATGGGCTTTACTTCGAAAACTTCCTGAGTACCGGTGGTCGTTCGTTTGCAGTGTTCCCATCCATCCTAGGGTCTTTGCCACTTGTTAACAGGGGATTTATGGAGCTGGGGGATGACATGCCTAACCATAATACGCTTTTAACCATGCTTCATGCCAATGGTTACAGGTCCGATTTTGTTTATGGTGGCGATTCGAAGTTCGATAATATGAGGCAGTTTTTCGAAAGGCAAAATACTAGTCGAATTGTAGATGGTAAGAATTTTGGTTCTTCCTTCGAGAAGATGCCTCCAGGCAAGAGCGGCTTTAGCTGGGGCTATGGCGATATGGATATCCTCTCGAAGCTGGTTGATCTACAACAAAGCAGCACCACTACGCCTACAGTTAGCATTGCTATGACTCTTTCCATGCATAGCCCTTTTGTTGTTAAGAATCAACGCGCATACTACAAGCAATTTGAGGGGATTCTTAATCGCTCATCGATCTCAAGCGATAGAAAAGATCTTGTAGCCAAGTATGGAAAGGAGCTATCTACCGTACTATACTTCGATGAGTCGTTGAGGCTATTCTTTAAGAAGTTCGAGAAGCAGCCATCCTACAGGAATACGATTTTTATTATTACAGGCGACCATAGAATGCCCGAAATCCCAATTGGCACTCAAATCGATAGGTTTAGGGTTCCATTCCTGATATACTCGCCAATGCTAACCCGTTCTGCCCGATTCCGCTCGGTTTCTACCCAATTTGATGTAGCACCGAGCCTTATCGCGTTTCTCCGTAATAGGGCTAATCTGCAATTTCCAAAGCTGGCATGCTGGGTAGGTACGGGGTTGGATACGTCGCGTAGCTTCAGAAACGTTCATTCGGTGGCATTTATGGAGAATAAGAACGAGCAAACCTGCTACTTGGACGGTATTAACTTCATTGCGATGGGCAAGCTTTATTCAATCACTCCTCAACTTGGATTAGTTAAGGCTAACAATCCAATGCTGCTGGGAGAGATGACAAAGAAGCTGAATTCGGTAAAGAATGTAAGCGCATTTGTATGCTCAAAGAATAAGCTTGTTCCAGATTCTCTACTGGTTAAATCTAGAGCTGCACGAAAAATGGCGTTGAATATAAAATAG
- a CDS encoding response regulator produces the protein MKILVVEDDEVTLKALEYRLKLEDFDITAASDGKAAAKLLLVETFDLIVSDILMPHVNGLELLNMVRCDMKLSTPFVVMSFLGQSNNTHKAIEIGASDFIEKPIDIDELIGKIKKYKKVAV, from the coding sequence ATGAAAATTCTGGTGGTGGAAGATGATGAGGTAACCCTTAAAGCGTTGGAGTATCGGTTAAAGCTGGAAGACTTTGATATCACGGCTGCTTCTGATGGTAAGGCTGCCGCCAAGCTGCTTTTGGTGGAAACGTTTGACCTGATTGTGTCAGACATTTTGATGCCGCATGTCAACGGCTTGGAATTGCTGAATATGGTACGCTGCGATATGAAGCTGTCGACCCCGTTTGTTGTCATGTCATTTCTTGGGCAGTCAAACAACACCCATAAGGCGATAGAGATTGGCGCTTCCGATTTTATAGAAAAGCCAATAGATATCGATGAACTGATTGGGAAAATCAAAAAATATAAAAAAGTAGCAGTATGA